AATCTGAACAAGAGAAAAGAAAGCTTCCGCAATCTTTATAGAACCGGGATATTCTCCAGAGTCGATTTAAAACTACAAGAAACCAACGAGCCTGATAAACGGGTGCTGCTAGTGACTGTAGAAGAAGTCCACTCGAAAGAGCTCTATTTCGAGCCAGGCTGGGGCTCCTACGAAAGATTGCGGCTGCGCCTGGGATTTAGGGAGAAAAATCTATTTGGTAGCGGACGGACTTTCGGCTCAGAAGCAACTGGGTCCCAGAAAGCCCAGACCCTGGTGACAAACATCTCAGACCCTTTCTTCTTGAATACCAATATCCTGGCCACATTGAGTGCCTTTTACAACCACCGTATCGAACCATCTTTTACCAGGGAAGATATCGGCTCCTCCTTCACCCTGACCAGGAATCTGACCAGCAACTTGACCACTACCATGGGATATGTAATCCGCAAGACAGACGTTTCAAATACAGACAACAAGGACAAGGATGAAGACGAAGACAACAACTACGATTTTGCCAGCCTCAAGATCCAGGCCACCTACGACACCAGAAACGACCTGTTCTTTCCTACCACGGGCCATCGGTTATTTGCCTCCCTGGAGCAGGCTGAGAAGAATCTGGGAAGTGATATCAATTTCAGCAGGCTCACTGCTGGCAGTCGGCTGTTCTTCCGCTTGACCGAAGTCACTGTCCTGGGCCTTCGCTACACCTCGGGTCTACTCATCCCAGGTCGAGATCAGGTCACGGTGCCAGTTGCCGAGCGTTTTTTCAACGGTGGTGAAAACACGGTGCGCAGCTTCAAAGAAGCCAAACTTGGCCCCCATGACTCTTCAGGAGATCCAGCAGGCGGCTATGGCTTCAATGTATTCAACATTGAATTGCGCCAGCGAATCAAAGGCAATCTCGTTGGCTCACTCTTCTTCGACTACGGCAATGTCTCGCCCAACCGCACTCGCCGGGAGCAGGGAAAGCCACCCTACAAGCATCGCTCCGACGTTATCTCTGATACGCTTGACGACTTCTTTGCTGGATTCCGCGCCGCAGTTGGTTTTGGCTTGCAGTATCTGCTGCCGGTGGGACCGGCGCGCCTCGACTTCGCCTTCAATCCGGACCGAGACCGAAAGCGCAACGAGGATTCATACGTCATTCATTTCAGTGTGGGAATGGCCTTTTGATGCAAAATGCATATGCACTATACTGCCGAACATCTCTTGAGGACTGGGCCATTCCCTCAAGAGATATCTAAGGGCAGTTAAGTTAAAAGACAGTAAGCAAATTCTGTTTCATCTCATCTACGAGAGCTCTATTCTTTCTTCCATGTCCCAGAGAATTGCCAGCATGAGGGTCAGGTACTCGCGCAGGTGACGAGTGATGAGGAAATTGTCCCTGACAAACTGTCTGGCCTTGTGTCCCATTTCCACCAATTTTTCCCTGTGAGTGAGCAAATATCTAATACGCAGGGCTGCGCCCTCAGGAGTATTGACAAGAAAGCCAGTGTGGTGGTTGATCACCTGCAAACGGATGCCCCCTACGTCTCCACCAATTACAGGTTTTCCTTTCCACATTGCTTCTGTGACCGTAAGGCCGAAACCCTCCCTGGTCGATTTCTGTACTACAATATCCGCAATTCTTTGCAAGGCGTTGATTGTGCGATAGGAGTCAGGAGGCAGGAGCAATACGTGGATGTCAGGGTCACCCTCTGCTGCTGCCTGTACCTCTGCCAGGACTTGCTCCCCTTCAGGATCATCAGTGGCGCCGCCTCCAGCCAGAACCAACTGCAGCGGCACAAATGTGTTCGCCAGTCTGTAAGCCTGGATGACCCCTAGTGGGTCTTTAAAGCGATCGAAGCGGGAAACCTGTACCACCAGAGGGCGGTCTGGATCCAGACCGAATCTGCTTCGCACCTCATAAAGTTCTCTGTCGCTCAGTTCTATGTTTTTTTTGCTCAATGGGTCGATACTGGGCGGAATGAGATAGAGTGGGTGGCGCAATGGTTGGGCGAATTCCGCCAGGGACCAGATACTGGCATCGTAAGGTTCCACAAAGCTGCGCAAGTACTTCCATACCGGGCGATAGGGATGACTCACATCTATGTGGCAGCGCCAGATCCATTTGCCTTTCCTCTGAGGACACAGCTGGAGAAATGGTGCTGGCTGAGGATCATGAATGAAGACGATATCCGCCTCCTCAAGATGTCCACGAAGCCTCTCGGCGTTATAACCATTCGTTTCTTCATAATGCTGTAAAAGTCCCGGAGAGATGTCATGCTTGTTTCCCTGCAGAGTGTTGTGCATGAACTTGGTGCACTGGTAAAAGTCTGCATCTCCAACGATCACTTCCCAACTCGGCAGCAAACCGAGCTCCTCTTTTAGCGGAATCATCCGGTTGAGAATCTCGGCGACTCCTCCACCCTGCCTGGTGGAGTTCACATGGACCACCTTTATCCCTTGCAGAGGTTCGGCAAGCTGGCGCAGGTGGTTAATCACATCTTCGCCAACCACAGCTGCGTACTGGTCGAGCAATTCGGTTGTCATCTGGCGAAATACTCCTCGAATATCTTGCCGAGCTGAGAGCGAAGTTCATTGAGGGGCTTGAAGTAGGGGTCCACGTTTCTGAGATGCTCGAGCAACGGGCCATAGCGATCTCCGAACCCCTTGAGCCACTCGCTGAAATCGTCACTTTTGTAAATAGTTCGACGGCGTGCGTCAATGAAATGATAAAATACACTGCTCACCGTCAGTTGCGGCACCAGCTCTCTGAGTTTTTCTGGTTCGCTGATCCGTATCCTGGTATCGAGCACCACAATTTGCGATCTAATAAAATGAAACTGCTGGTCGGCTTTCGCCCATGGGACCCACTGGTTCTCATCAAGCCGCTCTTCAATCAACTCTATCAACTCACGACGCAATCCTTCCAGGTCCTCAAAATCCATGGGGTCTATAAGAGCGAGTCTCTCAGCCAGGGCATTGTCGTGCAGACCGTGATACGCCCAGGCGGCAAAATCATTCTGATACTCGGGATCATCGAAACTAGGCCTCAGCAAACCTCCCCAGAAATGATAATAAATGCAGGCTCTCGCTGTTGTCTCGAGACGATCCCGCAGTTCTCTTAGATTCTGGGCGCGTTCGCCGGTGGCAATGGCAATGAGAGCACAGTCCTTTACTGCGAAAGGATCGATCATGAACTCTTTTCCTTTTTCCAAGGTTTTTGACAAGATACTAAATCACCCCCCCTTGGTCAAATCGCGAGTATGAGCATGTACATGAATGACTTGCACCACCTGTGCCAAGATAGTGAACTATGGGAAAGCAGAATTGCAATTTGACATTGTGGGGCCGTTCAAAGTAAATAATAGTAGTGATGAAGAATTTCCACTTGACAACAGGAGCAACCGCTGTTGAGAATTGGTCAAAGGGGCCACCACTTCAAGCCACGCTTCAAATCAATCTTGATCAATTTGCCACCCCTACCTCTCCAGCAGTAATGTCAGACAACCGGTCTTGGGACCGATTTCAGACTCTCTGTCTATCCATCTGTTATGAAATAAGAGCAGGACACCTGATAATGTCACCGGAAAATACTCCCCATTCTGTAAGGCTCAACTGAGTTCGCAGATTGCAGGAAATCGTCAGTACGATGCAAGTTCTCAACCCGGATGCGGATCTAAAACTTTTCCACCAGCGGAAGCAACAAGCTTCCGAAAACGCTCTTTTCCTCGACTATGACGGCACGCTTGCTCCTTTTCAGGTGGAGGCCGCCAAGGCCCAACCATACCCCGGTGTGCGCCCAATGCTCAACAGGATCATACAAATACCGAATACCCGATTGGTGGTGGTTTCAGGAAGGTGGACGAAAGATTTGCTTCCGCTCTTGCAACTCGAAGCTCAGCCAGAGATCTGGGGTTCCCACGGACTGGAACGTTTGCGTGGGGATGGATCCTACGAAATTGCGCCCCTCCCTGAAAATGTACTCGAAGGACTGGTAGCTGCTCACGACTGGATAGTAACCGTATCACTTGCAAAGCGCTGTGAGAAAAAGCCTGGATCCCTTGCCCTTCACTGGCGGGGTTTATCCGAAAAGGAAATTGCTGCCCTGCGAAAAAAAGTGGAACCAAAATGGTCAATGATTGCCGAGGCCTGGGGTCTTGCTTTGAAAGAATTTGATGGAGGTCTCGAACTGCGAGCTCCTGCTCGAAACAAGGGAGATGCTGTCAGAACTGTTCTTCAGGAAATGAGTCAAGATGTTGTTGCAGCCTACCTGGGAGATGATGTGACGGATGAGGATGCATTCGAAGCAGTGAAAGGGAAGGGGATCGCGGTACTAGTCCGTCCACAGCTTCGTCCCACTATGGCCGACCTGTGGCTCAAGCCACCTGAAGAGCTGCTGCAGTTTCTGGCTGATTGGCTGTAAAAAGAGAATATGGCAGGCAGACAATCTGCTTAAGCATTCATTACCCCGTCGCAGGGCAAAGTGCATGTCGCAAACAGCAGAAACAGTAGAGGTAGAACAACTATAAAGCCCGAGGACGTGATATGAGCAACTTGGTCATTGTTTCCAATAGAGGTCCTTTTAGCTTTTCCGAAGATTTCTTGGCAAAGGCTGAGGCCTGCCTGAAAGAGGGAAGACAGCCTGAGGAGCTGAGTTTCGGGGAAGGAGGCTTGGTGCAGGCAATGGCGGGGCTTCTCAAACCAGGCCGTTGGGAAACTACCTGGATCGGCGCCTCTATGGGGGACAGGGACATCGATGTTGCCAGGGGACACTATACGGGATTGTTTCACCACATGAAAAAAAACCGCTTTGCCCCTGACCAATTCCCGCACATAGAAATAGATCCTGAAACCCGTATGCACTTCCGCTATAAGGAGTATGATTTCTACATGAGATTTGTCTTTTTTGATACCAAACACATGCATAGCTACTACAGTAAATTTGCCAATGGTTTTCTTTGGCCGCTCATGCATCTCACCAGGTCACCCCTATTTTATAAGAAGACGCGAGTATTTCCTCGCCCATATTTCGAAAAAAATGACTTCGTCCAATATAGCAGCAGCAATGTCACCTTTGCCAACACGATCATTGATGAGATTCGCAAAAGTAGAGAAAAAAGAACACCGAAGAGAAGAATCGTAATATGGAATCAGGACTACCACCTCATGCAGATTGCCGAAGTCTACAAGGCACTGCTGGAAGAAGAGGGTATTCCTGAAGATGAAAGAGAAAAGATGCATGTGGGTCAGTTCATTCACACTCCTTTTTTCAATATCCATGAAATCCAGGGTCTCATCAGAGAAGACAAGCGCAACAGGATCAAGGCCCACATATATGATCCCTTTGGGGAGACTATAGAAACCGTACTGCAGAAGTTGATCTGGGGCATGCTTGCAAATGATTTCATTGGCTTTCACACCAAAGAGTATTGCGACAACTATTTGGAGGCGCTCCAAGAATGGTTTCCCGTGGAAATAAGAATCATGGAAAAATTCTACGAAGTAGCCCATCAAGATTCCGTCACCACCATTGGAGCTCTTCCGATTGGCCTCGATGTGGACAAGATCCTCTCTGAGGTAACCCCCGAGAAAGAGTTGACCTACAAAATCGGTGGCAACAATCTCGCCAACCAAATCACTGCCGACAAGAAAGCGGCAAGATACATCTTTGGCGGGCTCGACAGGTGTGATTATACCAAGGGACTTGTGGAAAGAGTGTCCATTTTTAGCCACGCCCTCATAAGATTGAGAAATTCCCTGAGAGATGCTCGCTTCTATCAAATCACCTCACCGAGCAGGTCCGAAAATCCGGACTATCAAAATCTGCACGCTATTCTGCGAGAGCAGGTGAAGAAGCTCAACAGAAAATTCAGCAATGATCCTATCGTTTACCTTTCAGATGGTATCACCGCACCACAGAACTACCGCCTCATGAGAGAAATAGATGTCATGCTCGTCACACCTCTCGAAGATGGCATGAACCTGGTCGCCTTTGAATACATCCTGTCGCAAAAATACAACCATCCTGACAGGCGTGGCATTCTCGTCTTGAGCGCGTGCGGGGCCTCACGAGTCCTAAAACAGAAAGGATTCGATCAGCGAGACGGCATCATCTATATCAACCCCATGAGGCCAAAAGAGGCGGGAGAAAAGATTATGGCAGCCCTGAAAAGTGGCAGCCATCTTTCGGAAAAAGTCATCAATTACGTGGAAAATGAAAGAAGGATCGAAGACTGGGCAGCCCAAAATATAGAAGCAATCTTGCACTCGAGAAGGATTCCCTGAAGCAACGCAAGTGGACACAATCCTTTGAAATCCAGGCACCGCGACCAGATGACAAGAGGCCTTACAAAATCACCTCACTGCCTTCTCTGGCAACGAATACCTCTGGGTAGTCCTTCTGAATCTCCGCCTCCATCTGCAGCAGGAAAGCATCAGGGTGATCTGGGTCGTGGTGAAAAAGAGCCAGGCGTTTCACACCCGCTCGCTCAGCCACATCCACAGCCTGCTGCCAGCTACTGTGTCCCCATCCTTTCCTTTCCTTCAACTCCTCGGGGGTGTACTGGGCATCGTGGATAAGTAGGTCAGCATTGCGTGCCAGGGCAACCACATTGGGGTCTATGCTGTCTCCGTGTTCCACATCCGTACAGTAGACCAGAGTTTTTCCCCCTTCCGTCAGCCTGTAGCCGTAAGCACCGCCTGGGTGATTGTGTTTGGCAGCCACTATCTCCACGCCGCGGGGATGCACATATTCTGTAAAGTCTGGCTGCCAGAAGTTTATTCTGGCCCCAATCTTGTCCAGGGGTACTGGAAAATAATCTCTTTGCATCTGGGTGGCGAAGATGTTCTCCAGTCTCTTGGTGCTCCTGTCCTTGCCACAGATGGCCAGGGTAATGTTCCGCCGGGGATCATTGGCCAGCTTGAAAAAAGGAAAACCCTGAATGTGATCCCAGTGGGTGTGTGATAGACCGATGACAAATTCGTTGTATTGCTCATGAGCTGCGGCCAACAGATCGTTTCCCAACTTGCGAATTCCCGTGCCCGCATCCAATACAGCAACTCTGCCCGTGCTGAACGTCACCAGGATGCAGGGAGTATTTCCTCCGAACTCCACATAGTCAGGGTGGGGTACCGGAATAGATCCTCTAGTGCCATAAAAAGTAACCTTCATTTTCCGCCCCCACATTTTGCAAGCACCAAGGCCACGGTTCAGACATGGAGAACCAAATTCAGTGCTTCGGGCAAGAACTCCACTGCCACCTGGAGCCAAATCTTTACTGCGTCTGCAAAAGTACAAGTAAAAATCGAGATGCCAAACAGTAGTACACCCAGGAGATCACTGTCAAGGAGGGGCATGTAGCCTGAATGAAACCTGAAGCAGTTAAATCATCAATTCGAGCATCCTAGCGCGCATTGGTCCACTCGCAGATACGGCTAAAGTATTTTCTCATACAGGCAAATATCTAGGCCGTTGGAAAGCTGGCGCTGGTGAGTCATTTGAGCTTTCCCACTGCTTGTTCCACACGAGCCAGGATCGTCTCGCTCTTGATGAGATGCACAACTGTTTCGATGTCAGTAGACAGAATCCGATCTCTTTCCAGATGTGCCACCTTGGAGCGT
The DNA window shown above is from Deltaproteobacteria bacterium and carries:
- the bamA gene encoding outer membrane protein assembly factor BamA, whose translation is MMVSLSLVLHLSGKAAAKNGTSAGSSNNYEIVFSGNKVLSDSELQRAAAAELQAFATRGHRRSDIDDAAFQMEIAYRQAGYAFARVDYELHQEKNTTRATFIISEGPRVIIANIAFVGNKAVDQQTLLQFFEGSRAGLLGKKEHLFVRSEVENAVASIRQFYHSQGYLEAKVADPEYEFSEDQSKVDITIAIQEGVQYKIHRIKFLGDVLAGAKNDLAKLQQDMIGQPYFNRQKLLLQTRILEIYGNLGYPDAVITIDRKPSTTAGRVALDVIIKSGPLVTIVKIEIHGNVRTRASFIRKRLMFKAGSLYNLNKRKESFRNLYRTGIFSRVDLKLQETNEPDKRVLLVTVEEVHSKELYFEPGWGSYERLRLRLGFREKNLFGSGRTFGSEATGSQKAQTLVTNISDPFFLNTNILATLSAFYNHRIEPSFTREDIGSSFTLTRNLTSNLTTTMGYVIRKTDVSNTDNKDKDEDEDNNYDFASLKIQATYDTRNDLFFPTTGHRLFASLEQAEKNLGSDINFSRLTAGSRLFFRLTEVTVLGLRYTSGLLIPGRDQVTVPVAERFFNGGENTVRSFKEAKLGPHDSSGDPAGGYGFNVFNIELRQRIKGNLVGSLFFDYGNVSPNRTRREQGKPPYKHRSDVISDTLDDFFAGFRAAVGFGLQYLLPVGPARLDFAFNPDRDRKRNEDSYVIHFSVGMAF
- a CDS encoding glycosyltransferase is translated as MTTELLDQYAAVVGEDVINHLRQLAEPLQGIKVVHVNSTRQGGGVAEILNRMIPLKEELGLLPSWEVIVGDADFYQCTKFMHNTLQGNKHDISPGLLQHYEETNGYNAERLRGHLEEADIVFIHDPQPAPFLQLCPQRKGKWIWRCHIDVSHPYRPVWKYLRSFVEPYDASIWSLAEFAQPLRHPLYLIPPSIDPLSKKNIELSDRELYEVRSRFGLDPDRPLVVQVSRFDRFKDPLGVIQAYRLANTFVPLQLVLAGGGATDDPEGEQVLAEVQAAAEGDPDIHVLLLPPDSYRTINALQRIADIVVQKSTREGFGLTVTEAMWKGKPVIGGDVGGIRLQVINHHTGFLVNTPEGAALRIRYLLTHREKLVEMGHKARQFVRDNFLITRHLREYLTLMLAILWDMEERIELS
- the otsB gene encoding trehalose-phosphatase — translated: MQVLNPDADLKLFHQRKQQASENALFLDYDGTLAPFQVEAAKAQPYPGVRPMLNRIIQIPNTRLVVVSGRWTKDLLPLLQLEAQPEIWGSHGLERLRGDGSYEIAPLPENVLEGLVAAHDWIVTVSLAKRCEKKPGSLALHWRGLSEKEIAALRKKVEPKWSMIAEAWGLALKEFDGGLELRAPARNKGDAVRTVLQEMSQDVVAAYLGDDVTDEDAFEAVKGKGIAVLVRPQLRPTMADLWLKPPEELLQFLADWL
- a CDS encoding trehalose-6-phosphate synthase, with protein sequence MSNLVIVSNRGPFSFSEDFLAKAEACLKEGRQPEELSFGEGGLVQAMAGLLKPGRWETTWIGASMGDRDIDVARGHYTGLFHHMKKNRFAPDQFPHIEIDPETRMHFRYKEYDFYMRFVFFDTKHMHSYYSKFANGFLWPLMHLTRSPLFYKKTRVFPRPYFEKNDFVQYSSSNVTFANTIIDEIRKSREKRTPKRRIVIWNQDYHLMQIAEVYKALLEEEGIPEDEREKMHVGQFIHTPFFNIHEIQGLIREDKRNRIKAHIYDPFGETIETVLQKLIWGMLANDFIGFHTKEYCDNYLEALQEWFPVEIRIMEKFYEVAHQDSVTTIGALPIGLDVDKILSEVTPEKELTYKIGGNNLANQITADKKAARYIFGGLDRCDYTKGLVERVSIFSHALIRLRNSLRDARFYQITSPSRSENPDYQNLHAILREQVKKLNRKFSNDPIVYLSDGITAPQNYRLMREIDVMLVTPLEDGMNLVAFEYILSQKYNHPDRRGILVLSACGASRVLKQKGFDQRDGIIYINPMRPKEAGEKIMAALKSGSHLSEKVINYVENERRIEDWAAQNIEAILHSRRIP
- a CDS encoding MBL fold metallo-hydrolase, giving the protein MKVTFYGTRGSIPVPHPDYVEFGGNTPCILVTFSTGRVAVLDAGTGIRKLGNDLLAAAHEQYNEFVIGLSHTHWDHIQGFPFFKLANDPRRNITLAICGKDRSTKRLENIFATQMQRDYFPVPLDKIGARINFWQPDFTEYVHPRGVEIVAAKHNHPGGAYGYRLTEGGKTLVYCTDVEHGDSIDPNVVALARNADLLIHDAQYTPEELKERKGWGHSSWQQAVDVAERAGVKRLALFHHDPDHPDAFLLQMEAEIQKDYPEVFVAREGSEVIL